One Thermoplasma volcanium GSS1 genomic window carries:
- a CDS encoding universal stress protein, producing the protein MRVIVAYDGSPGADKAVGFALGLKDSIDKYFILYVSRDITDLSGQLVYISDETVEQQERLADEIVNKAKSLMTRSGVDYEVMKVDSNGEDISKVIVKIAQEKGIDVIFTGTRKLRGLDKFFLGSISSGILALSSCPVIVVPP; encoded by the coding sequence ATGAGAGTCATAGTAGCATATGACGGCTCTCCTGGAGCCGACAAGGCTGTCGGATTCGCATTGGGCCTCAAAGATAGCATTGATAAATACTTTATTTTATACGTTTCTAGGGATATTACGGATTTAAGCGGGCAGCTTGTATATATATCGGATGAAACAGTAGAACAGCAGGAAAGGTTGGCAGATGAGATCGTCAATAAGGCAAAGTCACTGATGACCAGATCAGGTGTGGATTATGAAGTTATGAAGGTGGACTCCAATGGAGAAGACATCTCTAAGGTTATTGTAAAGATTGCGCAAGAAAAAGGAATTGATGTTATATTTACCGGTACTAGAAAATTGAGGGGCCTAGATAAATTTTTTCTTGGATCAATCAGTTCCGGCATTTTAGCTCTTTCCTCTTGCCCTGTAATAGTTGTACCACCGTGA
- a CDS encoding transposase, protein MERYCASLIYELDEILEKGNEIIGIDLGTEGFAALSNGIRIEEPISIKREEKRIKRTQKKLAKKKKDGKK, encoded by the coding sequence GTGGAAAGATACTGCGCTTCATTGATATATGAATTAGACGAAATATTAGAAAAAGGCAATGAAATAATAGGCATTGATCTCGGCACAGAGGGTTTCGCAGCGCTGTCAAATGGCATACGCATCGAAGAGCCTATAAGCATAAAGAGAGAGGAGAAGAGAATTAAAAGGACACAAAAGAAACTCGCTAAAAAGAAAAAAGACGGTAAAAAATAG
- a CDS encoding SDR family oxidoreductase: protein MTSSVIVSAASAGIGKGIVAVLLGYGYNITAFSRDESKLRALKEEMKLKFGREINTVVADLSVRSDLENVVSNHREKYGSIDNLVVNYGDPKVSSFIEISDEDWDYAISMMLKSTIYLTREALRDMIRTKHGSIVYVTSMTVREPIEGFSISASLRSAVISLAKTLTHEVSQNGIRVNTIAQGYFNTDRFRDIMKREIDSLSGMKRLAGEIPLRRVGEPEEIGELVEFLLSSRSSYINGANIPIDGGITKFPL from the coding sequence ATGACCTCCAGTGTGATTGTCTCTGCAGCATCGGCAGGAATAGGAAAAGGAATAGTGGCCGTCCTATTGGGATACGGATACAATATAACTGCATTTTCCAGGGATGAAAGCAAATTAAGAGCACTGAAGGAAGAGATGAAGCTTAAGTTTGGCAGAGAAATAAATACGGTTGTAGCCGATCTATCAGTTAGGAGCGATCTTGAAAATGTCGTTTCAAATCACAGAGAAAAGTACGGGTCTATCGATAACCTGGTTGTAAACTATGGAGATCCGAAAGTATCATCCTTCATTGAGATATCCGACGAGGATTGGGATTATGCGATTTCTATGATGCTTAAATCTACAATATATCTCACCAGAGAGGCACTGCGTGACATGATAAGGACGAAACACGGCTCAATAGTGTACGTAACGTCTATGACTGTTAGGGAGCCTATTGAAGGTTTCTCCATATCCGCATCCTTACGTTCAGCTGTAATATCACTTGCGAAGACACTTACCCACGAAGTCTCACAAAACGGTATAAGAGTAAATACTATAGCACAGGGATACTTCAATACAGATAGGTTTAGAGACATTATGAAGAGGGAAATAGATTCATTATCTGGGATGAAGAGGCTTGCAGGAGAGATACCCCTCAGGAGAGTTGGCGAACCAGAGGAGATTGGGGAGCTCGTTGAGTTTCTGCTATCTTCTAGGTCATCGTATATAAATGGAGCAAATATTCCGATCGATGGGGGAATAACTAAATTCCCCCTCTAA
- the rpiA gene encoding ribose 5-phosphate isomerase A, with translation MPDYEKQKRNAAVEAASYVKTGMVIGIGTGTTARYLIEELGRRVSEENLKIKGVCTSKKSEELARAAGIEISENPEQIIDLTIDGADQVNLHGTLIKGGGGALLREKIVAYNSKEMYVIVDSRKIDDENFGSFPLPVEVVPFLHRMTLENLRKICPSTDLRKNSDGTLFITDNGNYIADMKFGRIRETNELEKKIKSIPGVVDVGLFNNIADKIFEGNDDGCNIYVVSEKGRIEKEKGQFK, from the coding sequence ATGCCAGATTATGAGAAGCAGAAAAGAAACGCTGCTGTTGAAGCCGCATCCTATGTGAAAACAGGGATGGTTATAGGTATCGGCACAGGGACAACGGCCCGCTATTTAATTGAGGAACTAGGTAGAAGAGTTTCTGAAGAGAATTTAAAAATAAAGGGTGTTTGTACATCTAAGAAATCTGAAGAACTCGCAAGAGCTGCCGGTATAGAAATATCTGAAAACCCAGAACAGATTATAGATTTAACAATCGATGGTGCGGATCAGGTTAATCTCCATGGAACACTCATAAAAGGCGGTGGAGGTGCTCTTCTGAGGGAAAAGATAGTCGCATACAACAGCAAAGAGATGTACGTTATAGTTGATAGTAGAAAAATAGATGACGAAAACTTCGGCAGCTTTCCTCTACCAGTGGAAGTTGTCCCTTTCCTTCACAGGATGACGCTAGAGAATCTCAGGAAGATATGCCCATCCACCGATCTAAGAAAAAACAGCGATGGGACGCTCTTCATAACAGACAATGGGAACTATATAGCTGATATGAAATTCGGAAGGATAAGGGAAACTAATGAGCTTGAAAAAAAGATCAAAAGTATCCCAGGAGTTGTAGATGTTGGCCTCTTCAATAACATAGCGGATAAGATATTTGAAGGTAACGATGACGGCTGTAATATATACGTCGTTTCCGAGAAGGGAAGAATAGAAAAAGAGAAAGGCCAATTCAAATAA
- a CDS encoding RNA-guided endonuclease InsQ/TnpB family protein: MGIDPRNDQAVLIAKHFGSTNFVWNYFLEQRVREYKENDKFLTAFDMMKCLTALKNKYAWLSEVNAQSLQQTLMKLYSTFRSFFKHNTAFPKFKSKKDKQYFIVPQHFKFKGNRLILPNLIKA; this comes from the coding sequence ATGGGGATAGATCCCCGTAATGATCAAGCGGTCTTAATCGCAAAGCACTTCGGAAGCACTAATTTCGTATGGAATTATTTTCTTGAACAAAGGGTAAGGGAATACAAGGAAAATGATAAATTCCTGACTGCGTTCGATATGATGAAATGTTTAACGGCGTTAAAAAATAAATATGCATGGCTTAGTGAAGTGAATGCACAAAGCTTACAGCAAACACTAATGAAACTATATTCGACTTTTAGATCATTTTTTAAGCACAACACGGCTTTTCCTAAGTTTAAGAGTAAAAAGGATAAACAGTATTTCATAGTACCGCAACACTTTAAATTCAAAGGGAATAGGCTCATTCTTCCGAATTTAATAAAGGCATAA
- a CDS encoding LysE family translocator produces MEILTYLIGVLLGLSLTAPPGPVNSIISVESVRSKIHGSSVGAGAMTADIIFFIIVYSFGNIVPKSALYALYIVGSIVMFYFAYSTLKKSSRYKTRRGNYFVGLLVGISNPFQIIWWVTAGLFVVNHMSLIGVFGLFSGVVLWITIFPFFVNKYAKRYEKYVRIASSVVLISFGVYILIVGIKVIL; encoded by the coding sequence ATGGAAATACTTACCTATCTAATTGGTGTTCTTCTTGGACTGTCGCTCACAGCTCCACCTGGCCCAGTAAATTCTATAATATCTGTTGAAAGTGTTAGATCAAAAATTCACGGCTCAAGCGTTGGGGCAGGCGCCATGACTGCCGACATTATTTTCTTTATCATAGTTTATAGTTTTGGAAATATAGTGCCAAAATCAGCGTTATATGCACTATATATCGTAGGATCAATTGTCATGTTCTACTTTGCTTATTCTACACTTAAGAAAAGTTCGCGCTACAAAACGAGAAGGGGCAATTACTTTGTAGGGCTGTTAGTTGGTATATCTAACCCTTTCCAGATAATTTGGTGGGTTACGGCCGGTCTCTTCGTCGTGAACCATATGTCATTGATAGGAGTTTTTGGCCTCTTCAGCGGTGTGGTTTTATGGATAACCATTTTTCCGTTCTTTGTAAACAAATATGCAAAGCGTTACGAAAAATACGTTCGTATTGCATCAAGTGTTGTTCTCATATCTTTCGGTGTATACATACTTATCGTGGGAATCAAGGTTATTTTGTAA